The DNA segment AATTAGGCTTACACCAAGCTGCAAATTACTGACAGATGTCCAACAAACCTGTTGGACACTACGAGCATAGCCACACAGTGGTGTTTATGTCTTCACCTTTCTTGCAGTCTGCACAGACTGTGACTTGGCTCCACATTATGTACAGACTCGGCCAACCCAGGCCTTGTGCTCGAGTGAACCGTTACAGTTACAGCCTTGTGAGTGCCCTTTCCAGCTCCCTTGTTCAGGCTGATCAAGCGTGAAGCTGTTTGTTCAACTGAGCGAAATAACaaactgctgcctctgctgcagctctCTAGCCCGCCACATCATTATTGCAAATGGGGTCTGCCTCCTGCTACAAAACAAGCCTGGTACTGCACCCTTTTGCAATGCTGTGGTGCACACGTCTTTCATCCAGGCCTGTCATtgacactgtttgaatgaagtgcCATGGAGAGTGTTGCCTAGTATCTTGATGCCTAATTAAAAAGCATCAATGCCTCTGCCAGTCAGGTGCAACAGCACCACTTCCTCTTTGGCTCCCGGCACTGCATAGCAGCCTTTCAGAAGATCTTCAGGGCTTGCAGCTGTGTTGTGCAATTTTCTCTTTCAACGTTTCAAGCTACAGAACACTCAGTACTGGACCTGCCTCCAAGAACATGTCTATTCTTATCTTGGTACCCCGGTTGTCTTGAGATTCATAGGAATCTATGTCTGCAAAACCAGCACCACCTTTCATTTGGTGAGCCCAGCATACAAGAATTTCTCAAGGTTAAAATTAATCAAGTTCACAAGCATTGTCCCCGTTTCCATTCCGCTGTGGTGccttgcatgtcactgcctgggtAGAGAAGGAGGCTGGTATTGCACTTCTGTTTTTCAGAAAGAGAAGGAGGGGTCACTTCAATCATTGTAACAGGttgcgatgtgatgtgtactgagtgaacttAGTGAATGACTGCACGTTTCCAACTgttgtgtgtgtattgcaactgtaGAAACTGTTTAAAAAGCACAAGTGCAGTGATGTGCAGGTGTtaacttttatacaaaaattttagctCTGCACATTTCTTGACCCAGTTCCTCCTCTCATGTCTTTTTTGTGGTGCCGAGGTAGAACGTTTAAATAGCAGGGTACAAGTAATGCTTATGGAATGTCAACATGGGTAGCATTGGTTGAACGGTCCTACCTGTTCTGTGTACGTGGCAATGTCTGTTCATCGAGAAATATGACACTAAGTGTTtacaacagccgccgcggtggctgagtggttatggcactcggctgccggcccgaaagacgcgggttcgatcccggccgcggcggtcgaatttcgatggaggcgaaattctagaggcccgtgtactgtgagatgtcagtgcacgttaaagaaccccaggtggtcgaaatttccggaacccttcactacggcgtttctcatagcctgagttgctttgggacgttaaacccctataaaccaaaccaaacgaagtgtttacatgttgagtgtgtttctgcCAGCACAGTTTCTGCACTTCTATGGCTTCTTGTAGAGTGGTATCGCAAATTTGTGCAGACGAAGGATTTTCTCACATTCAACCATACTTTATCTATTGGTCAGCCCTGCAAAATTCCCACTGGTTCTTCTCATGCGTTTTTGAGTGCAATCTGCATTGGAGTGTTATGTAGCCATTTGCTGTTCATTAGAGTTTACACTGACCACGTAGCTCAAAGAGGTGTTCCTAAAAGCCTTGCACCCTGTCGCACAAAAGTGTActtatggtgtggaatggtaagcgctctgtatgtgtgcaagcctataaagcagagagaaggcttcgaagaggaaactcaagacgcactttaCACATGactgaacaacaaacaaaacagcgCACTACACATACACCAATATAAGGCTACAGAAAACACCGCAGTCCTATCACACTATTGGTCCTCACACGTAAACCACAAAGTCGCACTTATAGTCTTGCTACCAAAGGCGGGTGACTCGTGCGCTATCTCGGACGCGGAGTAGGGACAAAAACCCAGGCGGTACCTTGTTTCAAGAGACGCCGCTCTTCCACGAGAGGAgtgttgaggaggatcaggtgaaAAGAGACGGTAGTGCCAcgtcgccttagctggatgtcggTGTTGGGGCATCCCCGTACTGGTGACGAGGTCTGGGAGCTAGCAACTACCGCTGGCAGAGTCGTCGATCCGGAGGCGTTGACACAGGGCCCACGTTCCAAAGACAGGGTCAGCGTCATGATCCACAGGACCGGGGTATCAACCGGTGGGGACCACGCCTGGTCAGTAGGCCTCGCGATTAAACACCTCCTGCAGCAGCTGACGGCCGTGCACCAACGTCCGCACCTAGAATATTCCTCCTCCTGTCCACGTCGCcataccttcttcttcttcaccccaggtatatggcacatacccacgcggggggattggccaaggtgtagttgagtAAACAAAGTTTgcgtggaagatgatgacaaaaatgtagcaccaatcgtgaattttgaaaaatcaatgaataaaaacaagagaacaatattgacagttaaataacagacagcattttataCCTCCTTTTATACGTCCACTTCATGTTCTTCTACTTCCGCCTTGTTTTCAGTGTTGTCGTAGTCTTCTCCATTTCTTGCAAAAATACCACTGCActctcttttcttccctcttATCTTTCTTTCAGGTGCCATGTGCCAATTAACGTGCCTGTCCTTAGGTCCAGTTTTTTACTCatccctcttttctttcgctcatGACACACCCTTACATCTGCGGATTTCAAAACCATTAGCAATTCAAACAGTCCAGTAAGGTTTTTTGCTGTTGACTTTTGTTGTGctcccttttatc comes from the Amblyomma americanum isolate KBUSLIRL-KWMA chromosome 1, ASM5285725v1, whole genome shotgun sequence genome and includes:
- the LOC144115775 gene encoding uncharacterized protein LOC144115775; translated protein: MCHIPGVKKKKVWRRGQEEEYSRCGRWCTAVSCCRRCLIARPTDQAWSPPVDTPVLWIMTLTLSLERGPCVNASGSTTLPAVVASSQTSSPVRGCPNTDIQLRRRGTTVSFHLILLNTPLVEERRLLKQGS